A single region of the Brachypodium distachyon strain Bd21 chromosome 3, Brachypodium_distachyon_v3.0, whole genome shotgun sequence genome encodes:
- the LOC100841858 gene encoding D-amino-acid transaminase, chloroplastic codes for MGHLSALPPPAASGHRAYRPFLAQTKIAPSPGGGAGAAPDGLLLWRAAVAIAARRSNWAASAGTIVNPIDVPLLSFSEVAERLEAFQASGARKQNYMAMYSSIFGGITTDPSAMVIPIDDHMVHRGHGVFDTAAIMDGHIYELQQHLDRFLKSAQMAKIQLPFDRSRIQSVLIQTVCASKCTQGSLRYWLSVGPGDFQLSSLGCTNPALYAIVIDSPSLPVPSGCKVVTSSIPMKSPQFAVMKNVNYLPNALTKVEGEENGGFTGIWLDDEGFVAEGSNMNVGFVTRNKELILPRFDNILSGCTAKRVLDLAGQLVDDGRLSGITTRNVSVQEGKAADEMMLIGSGILVKPVVQWDEQMVGSGKEGPIAQALFNLILEDMRSGPPSVRIAVPY; via the exons ATGGGCCACCTCTCCGCCCTGCCGCCACCTGCTGCCTCCGGCCACCGCGCGTACCGGCCTTTCCTCGCGCAGACGAAGatcgcgccgtcgccgggcggaggagccggcgccgcgccgGATGGGCTCCTTTtgtggcgggcggcggtcgccaTAGCCGCCAGGAGGTCCAATTGGGCAG CATCGGCCGGCACCATTGTCAATCCAATTGACGTCCCTCTCTTATCTTTCTCTGAG GTTGCAGAGAGGCTTGAGGCATTCCAAGCATCTGGTGCTAGGAAACAAAATTACATGGCCATGTACTCCAGTATTTTTGGTGGAATTACCACAGATCCCTCTGCAATGGTGATACCGATTGATGACCACATGGTCCATAGAGGACATGGTGTTTTTGATACTGCTGCTATTATGGATGG TCACATCTATGAGTTACAACAACACCTGGACCGCTTCCTGAAGTCTGCACAGATGGCCAAAATCCAATTGCCTTTTGATCGTTCGAGAATTCAAAGTGTACTCATTCAAACTGTGTGTGCATCAAAATGTACTCAAGGGTCGCTCAGGTACTGGTTGTCTGTTGGACCTGGAGATTTCCAGTTATCTTCATTAGGCTGTACAAACCCAGCTCTTTACGCAATTGTCATTGATAGCCCATCCTTGCCAGTACCATCAGGCTGCAAAGTGGTCACATCATCCATACCTATGAAGTCCCCACAGTTTGCAGTCATGAAAAACGTGAACTACCTTCCGAATGCACTCACCAAGGTGGAAGGTGAAGAGAATGGTGGATTTACCGGCATCTGGTTGGACGATGAGGGTTTTGTTGCTGAGGGTTCCAACATGAATGTTGGTTTTGTGACACGAAACAAGGAGCTTATCTTGCCCCGTTTCGACAACATACTGAGCGGGTGCACGGCAAAACGGGTTCTGGACCTTGCTGGGCAACTGGTGGATGATGGAAGGCTTAGTGGAATAACTACAAGGAATGTGAGTGTCCAGGAAGGGAAGGCAGCTGACGAGATGATGCTTATTGGGAGTGGGATTCTTGTCAAACCTGTTGTTCAGTGGGATGAACAGATGGTTGGCTCAG GCAAAGAAGGCCCGATTGCTCAAGCACTTTTCAACCTCATTCTTGAGGACATGCGATCCGGTCCACCTTCAGTTCGGATCGCCGTCCCTTACTGA